One window from the genome of Apus apus isolate bApuApu2 chromosome 12, bApuApu2.pri.cur, whole genome shotgun sequence encodes:
- the CYSLTR1 gene encoding cysteinyl leukotriene receptor 1, with the protein MTAPFDNLSCQHSIDDFRNRVYSTLYSMISIMGFVGNGVVLYVLIKTYRQKTAFQVYMLNLAMSDFLCVCTLPLRVIYYVHKGNWFFSDFLCRISSYALYVNLYCSIFFMTAMSFFRCVAIVFPVQNINLTTEKKAKFVCIGIWIFVTLTSAPFLQNGTYQHGNKTKCFEPPEDTQKTKLVVILDFIALFVGFILPFIVITICYTMIIRTLLKNSLKKNQANRRKAVWMIIIVTATFLVSFTPYHVLRTVHLHVLRLKDTSCEDAIYLQKSVVVTLPLAASNCCFDPLLYFFSGGNFRKRLTTFRKASSSSVTQAFRKKFSIKEKDEETFGEGHRENGKAAVAPS; encoded by the coding sequence ATGACAGCCCCGTTTGACAACCTGTCCTGCCAACACTCCATCGACGACTTCCGAAACCGAGTCTACTCCACGCTCTACTCCATGATCAGCATCATGGGCTTTGTTGGCAACGGCGTGGTGCTCTACGTCCTCATCAAAACCTACCGGCAGAAGACGGCCTTCCAGGTCTACATGCTGAACCTGGCCATGTCTGACTTCCTCTGCGTGTGCACCCTGCCCCTCCGTGTCATCTACTACGTCCACAAAGGGAACTGGTTCTTCAGTGACTTCCTCTGCAGGATCAGCTCCTACGCCTTGTATGTCAACCTgtactgcagcatttttttcatgacTGCCATGAGCTTCTTCCGGTGCGTGGCCATCGTTTTCCCAGTCCAGAACATCAACCTGACCACGGAGAAGAAGGCTAAATTTGTCTGCATTGGCATCTGGATTTTTGTCACCCTGACAAGCGCTCCCTTCCTGCAGAACGGGACGTACCAACATGgcaacaagaccaagtgcttTGAACCCCCAGAAGACACCCAGAAGACCAAACTAGTGGTGATCCTGGATTTTATCGCCCTCTTTGTGGGTTTCATTTTGCCCTTTATTGTCATAACCATCTGCTACACCATGATCATAAGGACCTTGCTGAAAAACTCCTTGAAGAAGAACCAGGCTAACCGCAGGAAAGCAGTCTGGATGATCATCATTGTGACAGCCACCTTCCTGGTCAGCTTCACCCCGTACCACGTCCTGCGTACCGTCCATCTCCACGTCCTGAGGCTGAAGGACACCAGCTGTGAGGATGCCATTTACCTGCAGAAATCGGTCGTGGTCACCCTCCCCTTGGCAGCTTCCAACTGCTGCTTCGACCCGCTCCTCTATTTCTTCTCAGGGGGCAACTTTCGGAAGAGACTGACCACCTTTAGGAAGGCTTCTTCCTCCAGCGTCACGCAAGCCTTCAGGAAAAAGTTCTCCATAAAGGAGAAAGATGAGGAAACCTTTGGAGAAGGCCACCGGGAGAATGGAAAGGCAGCTGTGGCCCCTTCATAA